From the genome of Cydia pomonella isolate Wapato2018A chromosome 1, ilCydPomo1, whole genome shotgun sequence:
CGGTTGTCGCGTATGCCACTCGGACAAATTCAATACATATGCATATTTGAGTAGACCACAATTCAAGAAACTAATAGATACAACCGAATAAGTATCTTAGCAAAGATAGTGAGAAATAgcggttattcccactagttaccattACCACCacgttgttaccagtggtaactcctgggattttttttctccaccttttacaaaataaaaaccactagttaccaccaaaatgttTTAGAATTCAGCAATAATATAACAGTAGAAATAGTATAgcataaatataaagtattttaataaacaattataagtcgattagagttacagtaaactgccttaaaagtgatcaaaaacattaaattcGGTACAAgtccaaaataaaaatagttaaagagaaattaacgtttggatgacatttatcttattaattgtatattgaattaattgtgaGTTGTGCTATGAAATCTGAATCTTTTGTCgagggcgcttacgccgcactgcttAGCGCAgcattgtatttatatgtataggaGTATCGTTGATAATATAGAGATAtgccaaaaaataataatgcttaAAGACTAGTTTTTAAGAGAATACTAccttcttttttatatttgctgtatcatttattttaatagataGGTATCTTATCACGTTTCGGTGGCAGACTATAAATTATAAAGTCATAGAATGGATAAGAAGTTAAATGtccttttaattaaatttatttgagaAAATACATCAATTTAGTTAGTTACATTGAGAATATTACAAGATATAATTGGGTGGAATTCCATTATTGTTGGCCTCTGAAATTTTTGCCAGCGTATTTCGCCAATGCCCCGAGTTCTTCCTCAATCCTCAATATTTGGTTGTATTTGCTGATACGCTCGCCGCGTGTCGGTCCCCCACACTTGATCTGGCCACAAGATAGGCCCACCACCAAGTCGGCTAGGAACAAGTCTTCGGTATCGCCTGCGCGGTCCATCACCACACATCCCATCCCATTCGCTTTTGCTAGCTTGAAAGCTTCTATGACCTCCGTCACTGTTCCCGCCTGATTCAGACGCAAAGCTACAGAGTTGCCAGCTTTTTTCTCCACTGCTAATCCGATTCTCCTTAAGCTTGTTTGGGTCAAATCGTTTCCACAAACTTGCGCTTGCGTCCGACTAGTCATATTTGACCAGGCGCCCCAGTCGTCGTATTCAAATGGATCTTCGACGGAGCATACAGGAAACTCTTTTATGTTGTCCAGAAATACCTCCGCAAGTTTGTCTGATGACATATACCCTTGTGGGTTGGAATGGGGATTTTTAAACTCTAAATCGTACGAACCATCTTTGTAAAAGTCAGTAGCCGCCGCATTGATGGCGATTTCTACTTTACCCGTAAAACCGCACTGCTTTATGACGTCGGTGAGGAAGACGAGAGCATCACGGTGCCCTTCCATAGGAATTGACATGCCTCCGTTATCAGCGGCATAAGTAGCTAAGACGCCATACTTTTCTTTCACAACCTGCTTGACGTAGTGATATACTTCTGTCCCCATTCTCATGGCATCCGAAAAGTTTGTGGCGCCGGTAGGCATCACGCAATACTCTTGAAATGGTAGTCCATTCGTAGAGAGAATCCCGCCTGTTAGAATGGTTAGATGTGGTACTGGAAGTATTATGGTGTTTGTGCCAGCTAAATCCGAGATGTGTCTGTAAATAGGAATACCCTTCTTGGCCGCCCCGGCTCTTGCCACCACCAATGATACGGCCATGATGGCGTTCGCACCTAATCGTGATCTGTTTTCGGATCCATCCAGAGCAATCATAAAATCATCGATTTCCTTTTGATTTATGACTTCAAGATTTTGCTTTATGAGTTCAGGAGctaaaattgtatttatatttttaactgcAGCCTTGACGCCCATTCCTCGATACTCGGCGGGATTGTTATCACGAAGCTGAACTGCTTCAGCGACTTTTTTAGTGTCGGTGTTTGGCACTCCGATACGAAATAGGCCAAGTTCGGTCACTAAGTCTACCTCCACTGTCGGGATCCCAGTAGAATCAAATACTTGACGGGCTAACAATAATTTAATAGGCATTttggaaaattaattttaaaaaggattTTATGGTAAGTAATAATCAAACATCAATCCGGATACAATTTTACGTGTTACAAAATGTCAAATTTGTTCTTTACTTGTATTGATAAAAAGTAATGCCAGTAGCAAATAAAAATACCAAACAGGTTTGACATGAGCTTTTCTTTAAAAACAGtactaaaatttcaattgtcatcttcaatttttgtaaatattatttctacttAGGTGGGTAGAGTACTATAGACAAGAAGTCAGTATGTACGTATGCGACCTGCGGCTGACGCTTAAttcataatacatattattcatacTTCAGGGCCGAATACTAAGACTggcaattataaataaataatgattatagAACATATCGCCTCCGCGTGCCAGGGTTACTATTCTAGCACTTGTCGTTGCCGCCTAGCCACGCCCGTCGGCGCGCAGCGCCGCGCCACACCAGCATCCGACGACGGAGCTGCGAGACGCACGTGCATCATAATCTCCTCTGTTTTGATAGCGTTTTACTGCCTCTAATTGAAAAAAAGATTACGTGTTGCTTAATTCTAATATTctgaatgatatatttttttttaaacagggtACATGTACCTACATGCATGGAAACCATTTATGTGTAGCTAGATTTTATACCCTATAATAAACTAGAAGCGAAAATGGCAACTAGccttttctttaaaatataataaaaatcgtGTGTTCAAGGCTCGCTTGCACTGCACCTGATAGCGCAAAAAATggtctacaaaaaaaatacggtgTACAATTATGTAGGTATCTTGATCAGATACCTGCATTGCCCAGAAAATTGGCTTAACTTttattataagaataaataaaacagaaaaaagtcaaataaagggacataacattaattaatatacatcaaatcgTCTAAACATATTTTCTAATACCTACGTCAACAACCAGAGttgaaaatggggactacacaGGTGCGCGAATTTCGACAAAATGTGCTAGATGTGCTGTTCAATTTTAGTATTCACCTTGTAGATTAGTAGAACAAAGCGACAGAAATTAGTGAATCGGCGGGCCAAAAATGTATGCAGGAATACCTACTGAAATGTAGTTGTAAAGGTAGCGTATACAAATAAGTAGATAATAATACCGAAAGGGGACTTGAGTGCTTAATAGTTTTCTAATACACCCCGCCTAACAGTTTATGAAGGGTCTTTCAATTTGCTCCGGTGATTGTCGTCAAACACGTCTCCCTTGTTTACACTTTTAGGAGCCTGATGTGCACTTGGACCgattgtaactaaaaaaaaccggccaagagcatgtcgggccacgctcagtgtagggttccgtagttactcttccgtcacaataagctaaactggagcttaaattgttaaccaagggatgaaacggtgcataatcagtacctaattaaagtaagtctttttaactttttgcgataactcaaaaacagctaaactgatcatgtccgctatagttttcatttaatgtctttcttaagctctacttccacgattttttttcatattttttggac
Proteins encoded in this window:
- the LOC133517395 gene encoding enolase-like isoform X2; amino-acid sequence: MFNMDGISGNHRCLPVESSSVVPVSLGGSPTSANGSDLFLYDDSSMSDGSLYASDQENLSIPRKRSEYRRHHKRRSRCPQQQIQQRQAANLRERRRMQSINDAFEGLRAHIPTLPYEKRLSKVDTLKLAIGYISFLGELVRADRNSPSHMLTGSGKKHDNEERKKVVIRARQVFDSTGIPTVEVDLVTELGLFRIGVPNTDTKKVAEAVQLRDNNPAEYRGMGVKAAVKNINTILAPELIKQNLEVINQKEIDDFMIALDGSENRSRLGANAIMAVSLVVARAGAAKKGIPIYRHISDLAGTNTIILPVPHLTILTGGILSTNGLPFQEYCVMPTGATNFSDAMRMGTEVYHYVKQVVKEKYGVLATYAADNGGMSIPMEGHRDALVFLTDVIKQCGFTGKVEIAINAAATDFYKDGSYDLEFKNPHSNPQGYMSSDKLAEVFLDNIKEFPVCSVEDPFEYDDWGAWSNMTSRTQAQVCGNDLTQTSLRRIGLAVEKKAGNSVALRLNQAGTVTEVIEAFKLAKANGMGCVVMDRAGDTEDLFLADLVVGLSCGQIKCGGPTRGERISKYNQILRIEEELGALAKYAGKNFRGQQ